GTCAAAAATTGGCCAGTTTGCTGCACCGGATTTGTCTATTACTACGGCAGTTGCACCTGCTTCCAGATAAACTTGAGGTTCGGCGATCGGATCGGAACCTCCCACTACTACTGGCTTGCCACCGCGAACTAAATGGCGGATCGTTTTGAAGGCTAGTTCGCGGTACTGCATATAGTTATTGGTGATCCCCCAAGCGTCGTAGGCTTGCGGATCTAGCGAAGTAATGTTGGTACCCAGATACCTTTTAGACAGATTAATGCCTTTCCAAGTTACGCTCCCATATTCTTCTTCATAATCGCCTGCTCGAAGATTCACCAGTTGAGCATCGAACCCGCCTGCTTGCAAGTGAGCCAGCAAAACTTGCTTGGAAAGCAGAGGTTCGTATTGTTCGCTGAGATTTCTGTTTATGCCATTGGGGTCTACCAGCTTCAGTACCGGTAATTCCACCAATCCGATGCGAGGAGCTTTCTTTTTCGTTGCTAAAGAGATTACGCTTTGCATATTATGTTAATCTTGTGTTTTGGTTTTGCAGTTTTATGCCATTACCTCAACGAGCGTTTCTCGATCGAATCTTTCGAGATGCCATTCAGTTATTTCTTCTCCGGGTACAAGAATGGCAATTCCTGGCGGAATTTTCTTTAAGCTGCTACAGCTAACCATTCCTTTTGCTTCTCCCAATTTAATTTTTTTTTTTTCGGCAAAAAAAGCCTCCCTTGGGAGAACGCGCATGATAGGTTGGCGGGTAAAAGATTTTTCATCTTTTACATTTCTTTGTTCTCGTTGCTGTAAAATTATTAAATATATTTCTTCTAAAACCCTTGCTACGTAAAAGAAGTCTTTTTCCCTATGCTGGAAGGAAAAAATTAACAAAACTCCCCGTTCGTTAGAGTATTCGCTATCAACACCGCGTTCGACTAGCAGTTCTGCTATTTCATCTCCAGTGGCATAGTCGCTGCATAGAAATATTTTCAAAGGATCGCAAACATTGGCATCATAAGTTAAAACATTGCTAAAGCTATTGAGTAAATTCCTCAATTGATTGCATTGGACCGACGCATTAACAAACAGCGACTTTCCTCGTAAATCAAACGCTGATTGAATAGCGTCTTCAATACTTAATATCAGCAGATTACTGCGCGTAGTATTTTCAAACAATGCTAAACCTGCCATCACTTGTTCCTGGGTAATCCTTGAATTCTTAGGTATATGCAGCAAAGCTGTTTGTACTAAGCTTCCTACATATTTATGGAGACTGTGAATGACAATATCTCCACCTTCTTCAATCGCTGATTTTAAATTCTCTTCCATGAAAGGAAAATGACTGCCATGAGCTTCGTCGATAATCAAGTCTATGTTTCTATCTCGGCAGTACCGTGCGATAGATTGTATGTCTGCTAGCGTACCCTCATAACTTGGATGAGTTAAGAAAACGGCATCAACTTCCTGACCCTCTGTTTCCAGTGCAGAAATTACTTCTTCAGCAGTTGGCATCAGTAACTTTGATGGAATAAAAAATAGCTCCAAGCCAGTAAGCACAATTCCATGAATCACAGCGATGTGGCTATTCAATCCAATGGCAATTTTCCGATGCTTCATCCCCAGTAATGCAATCGCAGCCAAAACTCCTTGGGTCGCGCCCCCAGTTAAAAAGAAAGTGTGTTTGGTATTGTACAACTCAGAAAAATACTTTTCGACCTCAATAAGTTTGCTGCGGGTGACGAAGGGTAC
This genomic stretch from Aerosakkonema funiforme FACHB-1375 harbors:
- a CDS encoding aminotransferase class I/II-fold pyridoxal phosphate-dependent enzyme, with translation MNTKPSAYNIVESHASDIKVRLYTPAHQGVSGQFKYLTDRIYEYDVPFVTRSKLIEVEKYFSELYNTKHTFFLTGGATQGVLAAIALLGMKHRKIAIGLNSHIAVIHGIVLTGLELFFIPSKLLMPTAEEVISALETEGQEVDAVFLTHPSYEGTLADIQSIARYCRDRNIDLIIDEAHGSHFPFMEENLKSAIEEGGDIVIHSLHKYVGSLVQTALLHIPKNSRITQEQVMAGLALFENTTRSNLLILSIEDAIQSAFDLRGKSLFVNASVQCNQLRNLLNSFSNVLTYDANVCDPLKIFLCSDYATGDEIAELLVERGVDSEYSNERGVLLIFSFQHREKDFFYVARVLEEIYLIILQQREQRNVKDEKSFTRQPIMRVLPREAFFAEKKKIKLGEAKGMVSCSSLKKIPPGIAILVPGEEITEWHLERFDRETLVEVMA